The genomic window GCGTGCTTTATGAGTGGAAGAGATTTGAAATtgttatataatataatttaaaattctattgcaaaaCTACTAACTGACAAAATGCTTTTGATGCTGACTGTACAAGTTTCGGATTTTGATTCTAATTTATAAACATATCAAATATCGAGTTAAGCCCACGTTGTACATTTCGTTTTCGACTGAGTATCAGTGAACTCACTGCGACTCACTTGATCGAACTcttagttgtttttgtttatatgctTAAATATTGTCTATGGAACAGCAGGTTcgttataaattaatataacattaatataaaaacaaacatgtCGATTACTTAAAGTATTATGAgaaagtaaattataaattgaaCAAATTAGGTATTAACACAATTGTTGTATCATTATCAAAATAGTTacgttttttaaataaaaaaagtttcctggcttaaataatttcaaacaTTGTGTCAGCTATGTATGATTTAATATTCTTTATGGCCTTGCAGTAACAAAGACAATTGACTTAGAAAGTGGATAAAGCTGCGGATGTAGGTGTAAAAAGTTTCTAATTTCAGAGGATCAAAAGTATACGAATGTGGGTAGCTATTTTGACTAGACTGTATTCCCAATTAAGATAGTGCCTCACATGATAGTTGCTTTAGCACAAAAGCAATGCGCACAGCATAGACAAAAAAGTCTCGTGATTGTAGAGTGGTTACCTTGGTTAAatgcttttttatttgaattcctCTTCCCCAAGTCTGTAGATAGACAATGAAATTACCTTTAGTCAAAGTTACAGAGTTTTCTTTGGCATAGTACAGTGTACAAGGATGTGTTCTCCGATGGGGTGAAATCGGGAAGGGAATTAAGGTCGGATAGGGTAAAACATTGAACAACTTCAGTTAGTGCGTCAATGGCAACTCACATTCAGGTATTACCTATTTCATCTATAAGCCGACCTGAGCAAAGGTCAGCAAGGCGGTGTATCGTTCTACCTTTGGCCGTATGCCTATATTTTGGTTTACTCTTAATATCTTCTTCGTCGTTCTCATTATCGTCCTCCCCTGTTGCGTCCCCGTCCTCGTTATCATCCTCGTTCTCATTGTCTGTTTTGTCATCGTCatcctcatcgtcatcgtcgtcttCGTCCCCgtcatcctcgtcctcatcaTTCTCTCCCTTGTTATCGTCGTTGTCATTGTCGTCCTCATCTTCTTCCTTGTCATCCTCATCTTCATCGTTCTCTtcgtcgtcctcgtcatcTCCATCATTATCCCCTTCGTCATTGTCATCGTCGTCGTTCTTATTATTATCTTCTTCTTCGTtttcgtcgtcgtcctcgttattatcttcatcttcatcgtCGTCGTTCTTATTATTATCTTCTTCttcatcgtcgtcgtccttATTATTATCTTcttcgtcatcgtcgtcgtccttATTATTATCTTcttcgtcatcgtcgtcgtccttATTATTATCTTCTTCGtcatcctcgtcgtcatcATTATTATCTTCTGCGTCATCCTCGTCCTTGTCGTCATCATTATTATCTTCTTCATCATCTTCGTCCTTGTCGTCCTCATTGTCATCTTCCCCGtcatcctcgtcgtcatcATTATCTTCTTCTTCATCTTCCTCTTCGTCATTCTCGTCGTCGTTATTGTCATCTTCATTATCGTCTTCGTCGTTCCCATTATCATCTTCTTCTTCGTCATCCTCTTCGTcctcattattattatcttcGTCATCCTCTTCGTcctcattattattatcttcGTCATCCCCGTCGTCCCCATtttcatcatcttcatcatccTCGTCTTCGTCAGCCCTATCAGTACCTTTCTCCCCCGTTTCATCTTCGTTATCCCCATTTTCATCGTCATCAGTGTCCCGTCCTTTCTTATGTAATCTTTCATTGCGAATCGAATTCTGCAGACGCTTTAATCTTTCTCGTTTATCCTCATCGCTTTCTTTGGGATAGCgcaatttaacaattttttcatTACTGTCGCCGTCATCATTGCCTATATAAGAAATTATCATTACGTTTTGtacttttaatttaagcaAGAAACGGGTTCATGATATTggttttgtagttttttaaGATTTATGGAATCCTTTTTAGTGTTAAATGACTTTGTGTCAAAAGTTTGGCTTATGAGCGTGTGTTATAAAGCATAAACACGTTTAAAAAAAGGACGCTTACTCTTTTGATTGACTAACCACTGCAGCAcacgattttcatttttgagaTTACCTGAGGAAAAAAAGACTGTTAGTTCCGGTGCACTAATATAGAAAAGACCAGCAACCTACCATCATACATAATCGGGACGCCGGTCTCGTAGTAGACCAAAGctggaaatgcaaaaatgccaATTTCATGAGCCAGCTTAACATCATTGGACTTGACAAATTGTATTCCGTGCTTGTCGGTGTCATCGTCGATGTTTTCCAACTCCTCCAAGATGTCAGAACACGATTCGCATTCATCGTCATCTGTTGTTGTTCAAATAACGAATGTCAATCGAACATTCAATTCAGATTAATGAATAATAAACTTACAGAAGAACACAGCCAGGTGCTCAACATCGTTGATCAGAACTTGCAGGGTTTTACGATCGACAGATTCAATGACATCAGCTGTAGACTCGTGCAAATCAATAACCCACTCAAGAATTTCCTCTTCCTTCATCAGGTCACCTTAAAacatatattcaaaatataaaccTTGGTATATAATGTCTCCATCATGAATGCATCAGATCTTACCGGTGTAAATTGTTCTAAACTTATGTCTATAAAATGCAAGTGCCGGCAGACCAGGCAGGTCGTACTCCTTATCAATATCATCGTCGGATGTCTTTACAAAGTCAATGTCTTTTTCCTCGCATTCGTCATCGATGTTCTCCAGCTCGTTAAGGATCTTCTGTGCTTTCTTATCGCCCTCAGCGTCTGCAGAAAAAGAGTTTAATGACAATTCCTTTACAACATTCCTTTTGAAGTTGTCTTACAGAAGAATACGACGACGTGATCGTTTTCAGCCAAGATCTTATCCAACATCTTCACATTCACCTCCTCAATTTTTCCGGGAATTTCAAGGGTCTCGTCGTCAGTTATCCAGGCCAACacctcgtcctcgtcgtctAGATCTCCGGTGAAATGGAGTGGATCACGGTTTCTAAAGAACACCAGGCGTGGATAGGTCTTGACATTGTATTTCTTAGCGATTCCGGTATCCTCAGTGGTAACAAAAATGATGCCAGCTTCATCCAATTCATCGTCGATGCTTTCCAGGGCGTTGAGAGTGTGTTCACAGGTCTCTCCGGGTTCGCAGGGACCCGTGAAGAAGACGACAACATACTCGTGTTCGTTGATCAGATTGACTAGGATCTCATCGGTAACCTCCTCGATAGTAGCTGTCTTTTTCTGGACAAGAAGCCACTCGAGCACCTCATCCTCGTTCATCAGATCGCCTTCATAAAGAGCCGGGATCTTGTTTTCGAAGTAGATAAGGGCAGGCAAATGATCGAGACCGTATTCCTTGGCTTCAGCAGCGTTATCAATGCGGACGATGACAATACCCTCCTTCTCCAGTTCATCATCGATGTTTTCCAGTTCGTTTAGGATGCGCATATCCTGCTTATCGTCCTTGTCGTCTGTGGGCGAATGTTAATGATTGCTATTGCTATAAACATATGTACTTTATCGGTGTGGCCTACTCACAGAATATAACCGCTAAGTGCTCGGTGTTCTCGACCAACTTGTCCTTCATCTCATCGGTGACCTCGGGAATTTCGGAATAGCGCTTCTGGTGCACCAACCAGCCAAGCAGCTCATCTTCTTTCATCAGATCACCCTCGTAGATGTGTGGAATTCCACGTTCGAAGAGTACAATCGATGGTATCTCATCGATACCCCATTCTTTTGCCTCCTTGTCATCATCGATCTTGACAAAGGCAATATCGTTCTGATCGCACTCATCGTCGATGTTTTCCAGTTCTGCGAGGATCTTCTGTGACTTTTTCTGGTCTTTGTCGtctggcaaaaagttttcatgcgttaatttaataattgtatGTAACCTTTTGGCGGCTATTAAATTAACTGATAAACAAACTGTTCTTTTGCTCAACTTGTAACGTAAAACCTACAATCTATACTACTTTCCTAACGGTTTTCCAGATTAACCCTTACAAAAAAGGGTCTACTAGTTATTGTTTAGTTATAAATTAATACGTTTTTTAAGCGCTTTTGAAAGTTACTACTAAAAAGCAGGGTTAATGTTACGATTGCAGTCACCCCAGAAGTACAACACCAATTCAACTGTACAATATCAACAGAGATAAGAAGTGGAGTGCGCAAGCGTCCTGGCACAAAGTTGCAGGGTCCTGAAATAACTTACAGAAAAGAACAGCAACATGGGGCATTTTCTCAATAATTAAATCCAACATTTCGTCGGTGATGTCCTCGATTTGATCGGAACTCGTTTGGTCTGTTAGCCATTTTAGAAGCTTCTCCTCGTCCTCCAGATTGCCCTCGTAAATAGTTGGAATGCCTTTTTCAAAGTATATCAGTTTAGGAACTTTATTGATGCCATATTCAACGGCCTCCTCGGGATTGTCGATCTTCACGAATGTAATGCCCAATGCGTCGCACTCGTCGTCAATGTTTTCCAGCTCCTCGAGTACTTTCTGGGACTTCTTGTCGTTGTTGTCGTCTGGAAAACAGCTTATGAGCAAATATGTTCTCCACCTTATGCGCAATGAGGGGAACGGGGTTTCAATATTTACAGAACAGCACGGCAATGACGCGTCCTTCTTTGATCATTGTATCGAGCATTTCGTCGGTGACGTCCTCGATCTCATCCCGTTCCAACTGTCCCAACAACCATTTCAGAATCTGCTCCTCGTCCATGAGATCGCCGTCGTACACATTCGGAATTTCTTTTTCAAAGTAAACAATGGCCGGAATCTGCAGATCGAATTATGTTATTCGTGTCAAAGACGTATCAATCTCCAGCTCGCTGGCTTCCTACCGAATCGATTCCGTAATCGCCTGCAGCCTTCGTATCATCGATTTTCACAAACTGAATGCCATGCTTGTCGCAGTCGTCGTCGATTTGCTCCAACTCCTCCAGCACGGTCATCGAATCGTCGTTTCCATGATCATCTGCAGCAGATTAATGTCAGTCGATTATCGCAGTCGTGTCTCGCTAAAAGTCTCATTCATCTACATACAAAATAGCACGACCAGGTTGTCGATATTGCTGATCAGCGTAGACAGAGTCTTCGAAGTGACGTCTTCAATCACATCATCCTCATCGCCCGTCGACTTATTCTGCACCAACCATTCCAAGACGTCCTCCTCTCGCTGAAGTTCACCTGGAGACACAGTTCGATATTAGCGAAATGAATACCGAGCTCAGCATAGGATTGATGTGTTTGATTGCTTGTTCTGAGTTTGATTTGAGTGGTGGTGCAGGTTTCAAGAGAATGTGGCTTGGGATGGAGGTATGTACCTTCGTATATGATTGGAGTCTGGTGGCGGTAATAGACCAAGGCTGGCAGGTTGCCTAGATTGTATTCGTCGGCCAATGCCTCGTCGTGTATCTTCACAAACCCGATGCCCAGCTGGTCAGCTTCGTCGTCAATATTCTCCAGCTCCTGCAAGGCCTTGGCGCACTTGCGGCATTGCTGTTTGTCTGGCGTTGGCGGATTGGTTGGATTGTTTCATAGAATCAGGCAAACATACAAAATTAGGGCCATCCGACAGAGGGGAAACGTCTCGATAAGCAAGGAGTGGAGTACAGTACAACAGGGTAGGGTCTGGTGTTGGTATGGTGGTATTATAATGCACGGAAAGAAAGAACATTCAGGGATTATGTTTCGTGCGGCCGTAAGTGGGGGTTATGCTGGAGCCATCTCAGACATAGAAGAGTGCATGCAAGGTCCATGGAATTCCACATAACTCTACGGTTACCCATTCTCTGCAAGGCGATTCGTTTATTTACACAATTTGTTTACAACATCCCTGTCGGTCTGCGTGCAACCTGTTGCAATGTGCTTGTCTTGGTAGAGGAAATACATATCAGCGTGGTTAAAGAAAGACGAAAAGCTTTCTCATTGCCTTTATTTTTCCTCTATTTCATTGCGTCGGGCTTGCCACATTCGTAAATGTGTTTTCAGCAAGCTTTCGCTTTTCTGGCGgacgctgcgtatacgtaatatttatttctgttgACTGGCCACATGTTTATGGCAACCTATAGTCGCACCTTTCCGAATGCAGTTAGCTGGCGGCAGTGCCCAAAATGACACGCCTTCAAAAGCCATTACCCCGACCAAAAAATATGTCTCTAATTTTCCCAATCAACGCGACTTATTCATAGCAGCTGTTTGAGTGGGTGTCGCCAAGGTGACAAGgccaacgcacacacactcgctcGCGAAAATTCTTCATAATTTACTGCAcaatgcaaaatgtttgcaaaaaCGTATTTGTGATAAATCTAGAAAATCAGACATGTTTGTGAGGCTCCAACTTTCTCACTGACCAATTTATGGCCCTGCCGCAGAAATGGGCAAATGTTGCACTTAACTAAAAATAACTATAAATAGTGCAAGTCAGTCGGGGAAGAGCCGGGCGGCACACACAGTTATAGAGCTGCAGTATAGGACGGCAATACCTATATAGGTATTCGTATATTATGTAAATCAGCATTTGGCTGCGACAACTGAAGATCTGCCCATAACCATGCACTGCCGGCTCGTGTGCGccatgctgatgctgatgtaTTGCTGAAtgcaaaagcaattaaaagcgCTGTCTGTCTGCAACCTCTGATGGATTCAAACTCAATTGCAGGGGGGAATGGTCAGGGGCGCAGTGAAGGGGCGGCACAATGGGCCACGATTTCTTGTCTTGTCTCACCTACATGCTGTTCTTCGCATCTATGCATTAGAAAAGgcgttttgtgttttgttttttgtatgctGTCTGCGTTTGATAAAAATACCTATGGATAGTGAGCGGATGCTACAGAAATGTTCTTCTGAATTCACACACTTGCCATGTGAGAGTGGCTATAGTTAGTTGTTTCAGaattaagcaaaaataacagcagcagcagcaagagcagCGAAAAATCATTTTGTTGGCCCACCAACTGCTTgagttttctatttttaacaCTAAAATTGTAGGTGGCTGTGTCGGAAAGAGACGGATGGCCACGAATACTTTGTTGTTGGCTAAGACATCACCGTGTGTCTATGTACGTGGTATATATACCACATCTGCAAGTATTGAATTTATAAGCATAAATTCTATAGGTAAATTCCTGCCTTTCTCCATAACTCACGCAAGGCCACCCTACACTCGGATATCGTCTCTGAGGAGATTCTGTCAGATTACGATTTCTAAACTGATCCAACTTCAATAGCTAAGTGCGAATACCGAATTTCCATTCAACTAGTCGCCGAATTGTCCAAATCACAGGATTTGGGATTGGGTTGTGATTTGGAGGAAGAAGGAGAAGAGTTGTGCCGACAAAAACATAATCTGGCGCCGAGCCCAGACATTCATCTGCATTGATTCTGTTgtaatgtttattattatacgtatacgtaatatatGTGTCTCCCTTGGTCGATAGCAAACGCTAAAATGAGATATCTTGTTTTTCTAAAAGATTACTGAGAATTACTACAGTGGTGATTGTGTCTATTTTAGAATGTGTCCTTTACCCGGGGCATCGACTTTAACTTGGCTGCCGGAGAGATTAAAGATTTCCCAGTCAAGATTGAAAAAAATTAGTTGGTTCCAAGCAAATTGGTGCAATATCAACTTGAACCTCCCAAGCGTTTCATCTTAGCAAGCACCAACACACTGAATTATTCGGTTAATTGGGTTATACAGCCAAttataaattacatatttacatgTCGGATAGTGGGCATTGCGAAATAATCTTTTCAAGTCAACTTTGGTATTACTGGAATCAGGAAAATTACGGTGGAGTAGGGTAAAACAGAAATTAATATGGGGGAAACGAAGTTTCGAAGTTGGTAATTATAAGGAGCAAGATAGAAGGTTCCCAGTATCTTTCAACTTACCCATAACCCTGGGCGGGCATGTTTCATGATCTGGACCTGAAGTCGTTTGATAAAATAGATATTGGATTGATAAATTGTCCTTTTGTACTTTGGCTCAAGGGTTCGAAACACCGCCGAAAgagatattattattatatagaGAGTTATATTAAATGTTAAGTATGCTGCCACGTAGATTCGGTTAGTCACAAGTAATATACGTATTTATAGAGAGAATATACAGAATAGGTACATTTGGTAGTAGTCTATACCTAGCTGTATGATTTTTAGTCACAAGAGAGCTAAACTGTTTGTGTTCGCTAAAAACTGCAACTGCTTTGAAAAAGAACATCATCAATTAAAGTCTCCAACATAGGAGTTTCCGGAGTGCTAAACGTTTGAAGAACTATGTGCTATGGTTAAGTCATTCACACTTACAGAATAGAACGGCTACAAAGTCGGTGTCCTCGATAATCTTCTGCAATATCTTGGCATTGACCTCCTCGATGCGATCGGGCAAGTCCATGGCCTCCAAGGAGGTGAGGAAATCGAGCACTCCTTCCTCGTCCATAAGATCGCCATCATATATGATGGGCTCCTTCTCCCTGCGGTTTTCGGGATTTATATTCGATTAGGTCTTGTATCTTATGCCCGATGGGAAGGTACCTACCTAAAGTAGGTGAGGGCGGGGAAGTTCTTGATGCCATACTGTTTGGCAAGTCGTTTGTCGTTGATTTTTACAAAGTCCACACCAAAGGAGTCGGTGTCATCGTCGATTTTCTCGAGCTCCGCTAGGACCTTATCACAGGTCACGCAGCTTCGCGCATCTGAAATCGTAGAAACCGAGCATGTTAGTACCCAAGATCGACTATTGATACCAGCAGCGATAACTAAATTCGCATTCGAATTGAAAACCCAAAGGCCTGGCCGAAGTGGAGCTAAATGCCGCAAAGATTATTCATTCGTATAGTAGATGCAGGATGCATCATCAGACCGTTCAGTTGAAAATAAGCCTGAATGAATGAGTGAAATGACAGCAGCGCCAGGCCAATTCTGTGCTATTAATGCGGCAGCAACTGCCAACAAATATGCtgaaatttctaaattaattCATAAAATTCATGCGGCCACTCACTATTAGGGAAATGAATTGCAGCACACAAAAGACCACCGTTGGCCCACGTCTCTACAAACGTTCTGGTTGGTTAAACGGCAGACCAGAGTGCAAAATCGAAATCATTAATATATCGCCGAGTAAACAGCCATTTCAATTGTTTGGAAATccgttcaaaataaattttcacaGCTTGGAAAGTAATCGCGAGTTGGTTCAATCTGCCCCCTGCTATCGGCACctaatgtttttatttacgaGCTCCAACACTAAGATGTTTCCTGTGTATACAGGAAAATCCACTGCAggatttttgatttaaaatcaaaatcaacatAAATAACGTTTAGTTGAAACAATAAACACATTTAGCTTATCGATAGATCTCGTTTACATATTGAGCTATCTGCGATGTGATGGCCAAAACCATGCAATTGGCGTAGATTTTCCATGATTATTTAGATTGTCAGCCAGCGTCATTGGACCTGAGGCTTTTggacttaaaatattttcattgtcAACGATTATTTTTGGAATTGCCGCCAATGCTAATGAAACACATCGGGAGGTATATAAAATAGAATATTACAATCCGAAGACCACTTTCGTGCTTATTAACTTTGACATTGGGGAGCAGCGCATTAAGGCCAAATCTATTTGTAAGATGATTTAAGATATTTAGCAAGAGTTTTATAAATAAGCCAATGTTTAACTCGAACGGGAACCATTTTTATGTAACCCAAAGATAGGTGACCAATGTAAGCAATTGGCTGAGTtgattgaaaataaatgtaaaaggGCAGGAAATCTGCTGCCAACTGGAAGGAAATGAAAGTCTGCTTACGAGGTACATTTTGTGCCAAAATTTTGCGCCAAAATAGActaaaaaaccgaaaatataaaGAGCTACAAAGACGAcggcaacgacaacgacaacgaggATTTCTCACAGCCAGAGAGATTTCTCTACTCATAAACAGATCGCAAAGATAGcgcagaaatgaaaaatatatcgAAAAGGGAAGGCAGCACAGACTACTGGCACTCGGGGAGGAAAtaaagaaatagaaaaaaaaaattaaccgAATGAAAATCGCGGACATTTCGAGCAACGaatttttcacatattttcatttgtatGTGAATTTTTAGAATTTTCACTAGcgaaaatttatataatatgGCTTCTGTTACTATTTCGAGTCCGGTCCGGTCCGGTCTGGCAACAAGTGAGCGGTGCCCGGACGGACGATGCCCCCCGGAGCATGTTCACACCCCATCCACTTACACCAAAAGACGGCCACGTAATCCTTGTCGGCCAGGagcttctccagctgcttgGCATTGACCTCCTCGATGACGGCCTCCGGTTCCGGAGGCGCCACTGGCTGCGAGCCCTTCTTGCTGTTGCCTGCTGCGCCACTCACATATCCGGGAAAACTCAGGGCCAGCAGAGCACACACGAGCAGCGAGAGAGTCTTGAGGCGGGTGATAATCATCCTGCGATTGGTGGTTACGGTTGTGATGTTCTTTAGGACCTTAACGCGAACATGCGTGCGCGTGCCTGCTCGTTTTGGTGTGTTCTACAGTTTATAGTGTTACAATTGTATAATTGATTCGTTATTGTCGTTTCGGGTCttcgttattaaaatttgtattccTTTGAGAATCGGGCACTATTTTTAGTTGATAATGGTGTTTCTTCTTtcgcaatttattttatgtataacaacattttgttcactgatacatatatgtatacggTGCTCGTATATGCTCAGGCGATATATATGTGGGGTATATACGAGAATAATTAGATTATATATGTGGCTTCTTGCTTCTATTAATTGAACGTTTTCCGCGGACTGTACTGTTTGCTCTTCAGATTTTGTTCCACTCCGTGCAGAGGTCCGCTCGCAACTGAAAGTATTTTGGTGGAATCTCGGTGCCATTCAAGGGGCCTTGTCCGAGCTTtcgggatggggatggggatcggGATCGTGGTCTTCGTGCTTTTCCGCTGCCTGTCCGCTCCGCCGAAAAGCTTACGAGGCGAGCGCAGGAGCGTCAATCGGGCCTATGTTATAAAAAATAagataaaattaaatatgtgAGACGTGGGAGGAGTGTGGTGAAATTCCGAAGAGCGAGAGTTTCCCTTTCCGATTGCAGTTCTCTGTTTATGCACTCCGGTGCAAACAAGCAACAGACTGCGAATGGTCCTATGAAAACAAACTTGGAGAATCGGTTTCTTGAAGCGCTACAATCCGCATCATTTTGTTTGGGATGGGAGATGCACGTGATACAATTCTGCCGTTGGTAAAACATAAGCTGGTAATAATAAGCTGCGAGCTGAAATTTTTGTCACTGAATCTAACTTTTTAACTTTGAATTTAACTTTTACTGTTGTCTTGTGCGTAGGATCCAGAATTTCTAATATTCGTATTTCCACGACTGCAAGTTAACATTGATGTTAACAAACACAACTTCTTCTTGCATGGTGCGCTGCAAACTTTAACACTAACATGATTTtcactaaatatttaattcattcATAATTCAATTGTATATCGCTTGcctttcctttttatttattccaattgttgaaattatgaaattaattCCTTTCGATGCCCTGTAATACGCAGGTCTTTTTACAATCTCTTTAAATCTCTGTTCTTTAATAAGAAAAAGGGATTTTAGGGGTCAAATGTACAAATCCATATTGACGTTTctttttctaaaaaaaaaaataagagggTCATTTAGTatttcaacaataaatttacaaTTCGTTTTTATCTAAAGCGGtcaatttttttcacttatttaGTTAAAATAGTATAATATTTAGTTGTTTTATTAGTTATAGACAAAATATTATCAGTAACTAAATCTTTCAAAATCAATCATCCAAAGCCAATTAAGCCAACTGTTTTTAGTTTCATCGCGtctatttactttaaaaaaatttgcaCGTAAATGCAATAATAACTAAATGTTcgtattaataaattaaatcttaaTAATTGCCGTGACAACTtttttgtatgtataaaaTGGCCGTAGCAATCTTCTATAACAACTTTTTTTTGTCCCTTTTGTGGGACAAACAAAGACAAATATGGtttcttaatttttaaaaaacaatatcaCCGCCAATTGGAGTTATCGATAGCTGTCATCGGCCAGCTGACAGTCCAGACAGTACCTATCGATAATATGCAGTCGAGCGAGATTTACGAATATGTGAGCACACACTTTAGTTTTTCGTTAGGAACGGTACGCTTGTTCTGTCGCGCACCAAATATTTTCGGCcccaatgcaaatgcaaacgcTTTTACGGCGTGTGTAGTGCATTCAAAATTATCAGATACCCGACGGTGTCCACAGTTTCCAGAGAAGTGTCCGAGGAATCGATGCATTCAGCGGAAACGGAAGAAACTCGCGCCTGGGTGGACAAAATTTGATCTTTGACGCGGTTTAAATAAAGGTAACCCCGCCATCCATGAATAAAAACCACTCTTCCCACGGGTGCTTCCGCGATTGGGCCACAATGTGGGTGCTGTGGCCAATTCACCTTGAACCCAGCATTGCAGAAGGGGCCGCATACCAAATCCAATTGCCTGCGCTTGTGTGTATACCTGCGCCCCTTCCGCATGTGTGTGCATAAACATTGACGCCCACCCACCCGATAAACAGCTGTTGGTCCGATTGCCGTCCGCTTCTCTAGGTTATTAAGGCGGCCGAGGCATATAAGGGTAAGGCAAAGGGGCCCTTCATACTGAGGCAGTTCTTTTCGCGCTATGGGCGTAGGCTTGCCAGGGTGCGGGACCGTGGCTGTGGCAAGGCGAAGGTGAAAGTCATCAGCTGATATCGCCCTGCTGCCTGCAAAACCCGTTATGCACAGCAGCTGTTCGACGCCGACTGTGTAGTATGTGGGGCAAAATCCCATCCGCGAACTCACGACGTGGGTTTGGTGGGGCCTACTCCCCAGTTATATCCGGATAGCGGGCACCTCGCTATCGCAGGCCGATGTAAATTAGAGGCTTTCGCGCCGCAGCTGTAAGACCTAATTGAAGATTTCTTTGTTCGTTCGCAGGCTGCACGACACTTCGAGGGCTTTTATGTGATTATTACTATGAAATTGGATGAAATAGTTGCATGGTAAGCGAACAATGCTCCATTACTCTCCGGACTATTTAATTCTtcgcttttgcatttttgtagGTACCAGAAGAGAATCGGCACCTATGACAAGCAAGAATGGGAAAAGACCGTCGAACAGAAGATCTTGGATGGCTTCAATAAtgtcaatttaaaaaacacaaagcTAAAGACGGATCTAATAGATGTGGACTTGGTGCGAGGCAAGTTTTACCCGACACCCTAAAAATGGTCCcaacaattaaacaattttttttaggTTCCACCTTCCCCAAGGCCAAGCCCAAGCAGTCGCTACTTACCGTGATACGCCTAGCCATTCTGCGCTATGTACTGCTGCCCCTTTATGCCCAGTGGTGGGTCAAGCAGACCACGCCCAACGCATTCGGCTTCATCCTGGTCCTCTACCTCACACAGTTGTCCAACTGGGCTATCTACGTTCTCCA from Drosophila yakuba strain Tai18E2 chromosome 2L, Prin_Dyak_Tai18E2_2.1, whole genome shotgun sequence includes these protein-coding regions:
- the LOC6528316 gene encoding uncharacterized protein LOC6528316 isoform X18 translates to MIITRLKTLSLLVCALLALSFPGYVSGAAGNSKKGSQPVAPPEPEAVIEEVNAKQLEKLLADKDYVAVFWYARSCVTCDKVLAELEKIDDDTDSFGVDFVKINDKRLAKQYGIKNFPALTYFREKEPIIYDGDLMDEEGVLDFLTSLEAMDLPDRIEEVNAKILQKIIEDTDFVAVLFYDKDQKKSQKILAELENIDDECDQNDIAFVKIDDDKEAKEWGIDEIPSIVLFERGIPHIYEGDLMKEDELLGWLVHQKRYSEIPEVTDEMKDKLVENTEHLAVIFYDKDDKQDMRILNELENIDDELEKEGIVIVRIDNAAEAKEYGLDHLPALIYFENKIPALYEGDLMNEDEVLEWLLVQKKTATIEEVTDEILVNLINEHEYVVVFFTGPCEPGETCEHTLNALESIDDELDEAGIIFVTTEDTGIAKKYNVKTYPRLVFFRNRDPLHFTGDLDDEDEVLAWITDDETLEIPGKIEEVNVKMLDKILAENDHVVVFFYAEGDKKAQKILNELENIDDECEEKDIDFVKTSDDDIDKEYDLPGLPALAFYRHKFRTIYTGDLMKEEEILEWVIDLHESTADVIESVDRKTLQVLINDVEHLAVFFYDDECESCSDILEELENIDDDTDKHGIQFVKSNDVKLAHEIGIFAFPALVYYETGVPIMYDGNLKNENRVLQWLVNQKNLGKRNSNKKAFNQDDECFYVGLGHDGHSAKRGNNFVPNDYKPFQCCPTKLEKSTKVPKMTAQRIGHSEGDQGKRPSGGNFQFAGQASSKSATKTAATKKQAKLSKDTKDTKDTDDDDEDDEDKPLVKVSYANKRSGGSNKPQAGKKSKDNDDQSQEVEKVSKQKSSKKSGKLNVKSGYLSVGVRQQFN
- the LOC6528316 gene encoding uncharacterized protein LOC6528316 isoform X13, with amino-acid sequence MIITRLKTLSLLVCALLALSFPGYVSGAAGNSKKGSQPVAPPEPEAVIEEVNAKQLEKLLADKDYVAVFWYARSCVTCDKVLAELEKIDDDTDSFGVDFVKINDKRLAKQYGIKNFPALTYFREKEPIIYDGDLMDEEGVLDFLTSLEAMDLPDRIEEVNAKILQKIIEDTDFVAVLFCPDHETCPPRVMDKQQCRKCAKALQELENIDDEADQLGIGFVKIHDEALADEYNLGNLPALVYYRHQTPIIYEGELQREEDVLEWLVQNKSTGDEDDVIEDVTSKTLSTLISNIDNLVVLFYDHGNDDSMTVLEELEQIDDDCDKHGIQFVKIDDTKAAGDYGIDSIPAIVYFEKEIPNVYDGDLMDEEQILKWLLGQLERDEIEDVTDEMLDTMIKEGRVIAVLFYDNNDKKSQKVLEELENIDDECDALGITFVKIDNPEEAVEYGINKVPKLIYFEKGIPTIYEGNLEDEEKLLKWLTDQTSSDQIEDITDEMLDLIIEKMPHVAVLFYDKDQKKSQKILAELENIDDECDQNDIAFVKIDDDKEAKEWGIDEIPSIVLFERGIPHIYEGDLMKEDELLGWLVHQKRYSEIPEVTDEMKDKLVENTEHLAVIFYDKDDKQDMRILNELENIDDELEKEGIVIVRIDNAAEAKEYGLDHLPALIYFENKIPALYEGDLMNEDEVLEWLLVQKKTATIEEVTDEILVNLINEHEYVVVFFTGPCEPGETCEHTLNALESIDDELDEAGIIFVTTEDTGIAKKYNVKTYPRLVFFRNRDPLHFTGDLDDEDEVLAWITDDETLEIPGKIEEVNVKMLDKILAENDHVVVFFYAEGDKKAQKILNELENIDDECEEKDIDFVKTSDDDIDKEYDLPGLPALAFYRHKFRTIYTGDLMKEEEILEWVIDLHESTADVIESVDRKTLQVLINDVEHLAVFFYDDECESCSDILEELENIDDDTDKHGIQFVKSNDVKLAHEIGIFAFPALVYYETGVPIMYDGNLKNENRVLQWLVNQKNLGKRNSNKKAFNQDDECFYVGLGHDGHSAKRGNNFVPNDYKPFQCCPTKLEKSTKVPKMTAQRIGHSEGDQGKRPSGGNFQFAGQASSKSATKTAATKKQAKLSKDTKDTKDTDDDDEDDEDKPLVKVSYANKRSGGSNKPQAGKKSKDNDDQSQEVEKVSKQKSSKKSGKLNVKSGINFFQNRLKNLYDIIFQDISLWE